The DNA sequence CCCTTTTTTTGTGATCAAAAAACACAAAAGTTACTTTGGTTAATGAACAATTACCGGTGTTATTCAAAAAAAACGAAAAATGACATAAAAAAAGAGGCTGCTGGATATTTACTATCGAGACAGCCTCATTTCCTGTGGTAAACGGGAAAATCCCGATTAATGAAGAGTTATCAGGAGCAAAGGCTGATCCGCTCCATAAATGTATAACTTCCTCAGCTTATTATGTAAAAGGAGCTGTAAAAAATACGGTACCCAATTACAAACAGTAAGATCGATTTCCGGGACAGCGTGAAGTTGAAATAAACCCCAATTTCACGCTGTTTGCATCCTCTACCACTTATCCCATATCTGTCGAATCAATGTTACCCCCGGTGGAAATAGCGGCCTGACTTGTATCTATTTGTGCCCCGTTAGAATCCTTTTTTTCAAACCAGGGATAAAAAGCCGGAATCAAAATCAATGTTAGCAGTGTGGATGAAATTAACCCACCGATTACAACGGTTGCCAGAGGTTTCTGTATCTCTGATCCGGCACCCGTGGCAAATAGCATCGGAATAAGACTTGTAATTGCTATCAATGCTGTCATTAATACAGGTCTCAAGCGTGACATGCTTCCTGTTTTGATTGCTTCATGAAGTTCCATCCCATTTTCCTTCAGATCAGCGATATATGACACAAGTACAACACCATTTAACACCGCAACTCCAAATAATACGATAAATCCAACCGATGCAGGAACTGATAAAAACTGCCCTGAAATGTACAATGAAAACACTCCTCCAATCAAAGCAAATGGAAGATTTGACATCACGAGCAACACCCGCCTGATTGATCTGAAAGTAACAAAAAGTAATAAAAATATTAAACCAACCGCCAAAGGCCCAATTATTGCCAGTTTTTTAGTTGCTCTCTGTTGGTTTTCAAATTGCCCACCCCATGAAAGATAATACCCGGAAGGCAGTTTGACACCTTCTTTCAGTTTCTCTTTCACCTCTGCAACAAAACCACCGATGTCTCTACCACTTATATTCAATTCAATCCCTATCCTTCTAATCCCATCCTGACGGCTAATCTGGACAGGACCTTCGACTATCTCTATTGTTGCGAGTTGTCGAAGAGGAAGGCGGTTTTCGGTTTTGGTTGGGACCATTATATTACCAATTGATTCAACTGAATTCCTGTACTTTTCAGGAAGCCTTAAGACGATATCAAAACTTCTGTTTTTTTCAAAAAAACGGGAGGCAGATTTTCCTGCAATCGCAATTTCAATAATATTTTGCACATCACTTATATTCAGCCCGTACCGTGCAATTTTACTCCTGTCAATTTTGATGGTTAGATAAGGTTGTCCGCCAACTTTTTCAGCCATAATATCTTCTGCTCCCTCAACAGAGGAGAGAATCCTGACGATTTCCCCCGCCTTGAGTTTAAGAGTATCCAAATCCTCACCAAAGAGCTTGATGATCAATTGTGACTTGGTGCCGGCAACTAACTCATCAATTCTGCACTGGATCGGCTGACTGAATCCAAATCCTATCCCGGGGATGGTTTCAAGTGATTCACGCATTCTGCCAAATAGCTCTTCTCGCGAAATATCTTCTCTCCACTCACTTCTCGGCTTTAGAATCCCAACCAATCCCGTCTTATCAACACCTCGGGTATCAAGAGCCGTACTTGTCTGCCCCGTTTTACTTACAATTGTTCCAAGTTCGGGAAATTCTTTAAGTTTTTTTGAAACAAGTTTGTTAATTTCCATGGCTTTATCGAGAGAGACACCCGGCAGCAACGCAACATCAGCATCAAATGCACCTTCGTCCATCACTGGGATGAACTCTGTTCCCAGCCTGGTAAAAGTAAAGATTGCAGCCGCCAAAAACAAAAAAGCAACACCCAGAATAATTGATTTTCTCCTCTGGGCAATCTCAAATATTTTCAGATAGTATCTCTGAGCATATTTCATTACAAAACTCTCTTTTTCCGGCTGCACTTTTAGAAAAAGTGAACATAGCACGGGAGTAATAAAGATTGAAATCAAGAGAGAGCAGATAATTGCCACTCCAACTGTTAGAGCCAATGGCGTAAACATCTTCCCTTCAATCCCCTCGAGAGTAAGAATCGGTATAAATGTGGTAGCGATGATTATTTCGCCGAGGATACTTGGTTTTCTCACTTCCAGGACACCCTTGAGTACTGTGGAAAGTTTTCCCGAATCACCACTTGATTCACTCAAATGCCTCTGAACATTCTCCATCTGAATGATCGCAGCATCTATAATAATCCCAATCGAAATTGCAAGTCCACCAAGAGACATTAAATTTGCACTTAAACCAACAATCTTCATCACAATAAATGTAGCACATAGAGTGAGAGGCAAGGCAATGAGAACTATTATACTCGCTCTGAAACTTCTGAGTAAAAGATAAAGTATCAGGAGGACAAGAATGGCTCCCTCCAATAATGCCTTGTTAACTGTATTCACACTGGCACTTACAATCTCTGACCTGTCATAATAGGGTACAATCTTTAATCCATCCGGCAGCACATTACCTGTATTGATTTCTTCCACTTTTGCTTTTACAGCCTCAACAACATCCTTACTGTTCTCACCTCTGAGCATCATTACAATTCCTCCAACCGCCTCCTGCTCACCGTTGATCATGGCAGCGCCGGTTCTTACAGCTTCTCCGATCCTGACATCGGCAACTTCTCGCAATAACACCGGAGTTCCGGCGGATGATTTAAGCACAATATCCCCTATGTCATCCAGGTTTTCAATCAATCCCACCCCTCGAACAATATATTGGTCGGAGTTTTTCTCGAGAATATTCCCGCCGACATTCTGATTGTTGTTCGTAACAGCGACAAAAACATCGTTTGCCGAGATATCGAACTTTACCAATTTTTCAGGACTTATATTCACCTGATACTGCTTAAAATATCCTCCAAATGAGTTTATCTCATTCACACCATTAATACTCTTAAGCAGAGGTGTGATTACCCATTCTTGCAGAGTACGCAATTCAGTCAGATATTTTATTTTTTCCAATGAATCTGCCGGGTATTTCCCATCAATTGTATATTGATAGATCTCACCCATTGCCGTGGCAACGGGCCCCAGTGCCATCTCCACACCCGTAGGCACCTGTTCTCTGGCTTCTGCAAGTCTCTCGAAAACAACCTGCCTTGCAAAATAGATATCAACATTATCTTTGAAGATTATAGTCACAATCGAGAGACCAAATTTGGTAACCGATCTTAATTGCTCAACATCGGGCAAACCCCGCATAGACATCTCAATGGGATAAGTAACATCCCTCTCTATTTCTATTGCTGACAAACCGTCTGCATGGCTAATTATTTCGACTTGATTGTTTGTTACATCAGGGAAAGCGTCTATTGGGAGATTGATATATGAGTATATCCCAATAACCGCAATTACGAGAGAAACAAATACCACCAAACCACGTTGATTAAGTATGAAGAGTACTATTTTTTCAAGCATTAGTGAGCATCCCCTTCAATTTCTTCCTTCTTAATCTCTGATTTTAGATAAAATGATCCTTTAGTAACCACTTTCTCGCCGGCCTTAAGTCCTTCAGTAATCTCAACCTTTTCATCCAAATGAAATCCGGTTTTTACAATTCGTTTCTCGAAAAGAGTGTCATTTACCTGAACAAAAACATACTCTTCCGACCCCTCTTTCACGAGTGCCTCAGCATCCAACATCAAGGTTTCAACCTCTTCTCCTATACGGATAGTCATCTCTCCAAACATTTCCGGTTTAAGTTTGCCTCCTCTGTTTGGAATCTCACCCCGAATGGTTATTGTGCGGGTTTTTTCATCAACCGTCTGACCGATATTTATAATATTGCCGGAAAATTCCTCATCACCATAAGCAAGGGTGACAAAGGTTAGTTTCCCTGTTTTTACTATTCTGTCAATATCTTTTTCATAAACCTGTCCGTCAACCCATACAGTACTTGTATTCATTATCCGCAAACCGTT is a window from the Bacteroidota bacterium genome containing:
- a CDS encoding CusA/CzcA family heavy metal efflux RND transporter codes for the protein MLEKIVLFILNQRGLVVFVSLVIAVIGIYSYINLPIDAFPDVTNNQVEIISHADGLSAIEIERDVTYPIEMSMRGLPDVEQLRSVTKFGLSIVTIIFKDNVDIYFARQVVFERLAEAREQVPTGVEMALGPVATAMGEIYQYTIDGKYPADSLEKIKYLTELRTLQEWVITPLLKSINGVNEINSFGGYFKQYQVNISPEKLVKFDISANDVFVAVTNNNQNVGGNILEKNSDQYIVRGVGLIENLDDIGDIVLKSSAGTPVLLREVADVRIGEAVRTGAAMINGEQEAVGGIVMMLRGENSKDVVEAVKAKVEEINTGNVLPDGLKIVPYYDRSEIVSASVNTVNKALLEGAILVLLILYLLLRSFRASIIVLIALPLTLCATFIVMKIVGLSANLMSLGGLAISIGIIIDAAIIQMENVQRHLSESSGDSGKLSTVLKGVLEVRKPSILGEIIIATTFIPILTLEGIEGKMFTPLALTVGVAIICSLLISIFITPVLCSLFLKVQPEKESFVMKYAQRYYLKIFEIAQRRKSIILGVAFLFLAAAIFTFTRLGTEFIPVMDEGAFDADVALLPGVSLDKAMEINKLVSKKLKEFPELGTIVSKTGQTSTALDTRGVDKTGLVGILKPRSEWREDISREELFGRMRESLETIPGIGFGFSQPIQCRIDELVAGTKSQLIIKLFGEDLDTLKLKAGEIVRILSSVEGAEDIMAEKVGGQPYLTIKIDRSKIARYGLNISDVQNIIEIAIAGKSASRFFEKNRSFDIVLRLPEKYRNSVESIGNIMVPTKTENRLPLRQLATIEIVEGPVQISRQDGIRRIGIELNISGRDIGGFVAEVKEKLKEGVKLPSGYYLSWGGQFENQQRATKKLAIIGPLAVGLIFLLLFVTFRSIRRVLLVMSNLPFALIGGVFSLYISGQFLSVPASVGFIVLFGVAVLNGVVLVSYIADLKENGMELHEAIKTGSMSRLRPVLMTALIAITSLIPMLFATGAGSEIQKPLATVVIGGLISSTLLTLILIPAFYPWFEKKDSNGAQIDTSQAAISTGGNIDSTDMG